From one Peptoniphilaceae bacterium AMB_02 genomic stretch:
- a CDS encoding sodium:alanine symporter family protein has translation MEALLNIVKAINGQLWGPPMMIILGGFGLISTLYLGFPQFTRLGTGFKESFGKIFAREEGREGSMSSFQSLATAIAAQVGTGNIGGVATAIVSGGPGAIFWMWIIAIFGMSTISVEALLAQKYRETKGGELVGGPAYYIHNGLREKGMDGLGKFLAAFFAVTIILALGVIGNMVQSNSIAQVVGNAFGIQPIIIGVVLAVFAGLIFMGGMSRIAKFTELVVPIMAAVYIVGSIAILVKFSNMIGPVISAIFTSAFSSKAVLGGVAGVAVKTAIRYGIARGLFSNEAGMGSTPNSHAVADVAHPVVQGTVAMVGVFIDTIIVCTATAMVVLVTGADKLGIQGPRVTQEAFIEAFGSGGGKFLAVALMFFAFTTIVGWYYFGEGNTKYLFKSPAAIRVYQIIVLAFVILGSVLEVEIVWELADMFNGIMVIPNVIGLFILLNEAKKMYADYDEQVRKGEALHFDYKYQ, from the coding sequence ATGGAAGCATTATTAAACATTGTAAAGGCCATCAATGGTCAACTTTGGGGACCACCTATGATGATTATCTTAGGAGGATTCGGACTTATCTCTACACTATATCTAGGATTTCCTCAATTTACAAGACTAGGCACAGGTTTCAAAGAGAGTTTTGGTAAAATATTTGCCAGAGAAGAAGGAAGAGAAGGTTCCATGTCATCTTTCCAATCACTTGCAACAGCAATAGCTGCTCAGGTTGGTACTGGAAATATCGGTGGGGTTGCAACGGCAATCGTATCCGGTGGACCTGGAGCAATCTTCTGGATGTGGATTATAGCAATATTTGGTATGTCAACCATCTCTGTAGAGGCATTATTGGCTCAAAAATACAGAGAAACCAAAGGAGGGGAATTGGTTGGAGGACCTGCTTACTATATCCATAACGGTCTAAGAGAAAAAGGTATGGATGGACTTGGAAAATTCCTAGCTGCTTTCTTCGCAGTAACCATAATCTTAGCACTTGGAGTTATCGGAAACATGGTACAATCAAACTCAATAGCTCAGGTAGTAGGTAATGCATTCGGTATCCAACCAATCATAATTGGTGTAGTACTTGCAGTATTTGCAGGACTTATCTTTATGGGTGGTATGAGCCGTATAGCTAAATTTACCGAGCTTGTAGTTCCTATAATGGCAGCTGTTTACATCGTAGGATCAATTGCAATCCTAGTTAAATTTAGTAATATGATTGGACCGGTTATAAGCGCAATATTTACATCAGCATTTAGTTCCAAAGCAGTACTTGGTGGGGTTGCCGGTGTTGCAGTTAAAACAGCAATCAGATACGGAATTGCAAGAGGATTATTCTCAAACGAAGCAGGTATGGGATCTACACCTAACTCTCACGCCGTTGCTGACGTAGCACACCCGGTAGTACAAGGTACAGTTGCAATGGTTGGAGTATTTATAGACACTATTATCGTTTGTACTGCAACAGCAATGGTAGTCTTAGTTACAGGAGCAGACAAACTTGGTATACAAGGTCCTAGAGTTACTCAGGAAGCATTCATCGAAGCATTTGGCTCAGGTGGAGGTAAATTCCTTGCAGTAGCGCTAATGTTCTTCGCATTTACGACAATCGTTGGTTGGTACTACTTCGGTGAAGGTAATACAAAATACCTATTCAAATCACCTGCAGCAATAAGAGTTTACCAGATCATAGTACTTGCATTCGTAATACTTGGATCAGTACTTGAAGTAGAAATCGTATGGGAACTTGCAGACATGTTTAACGGAATAATGGTTATTCCGAACGTTATCGGACTTTTCATACTTCTTAACGAAGCTAAGAAAATGTACGCAGATTACGACGAACAAGTACGTAAGGGAGAAGCGCTTCACTTCGATTACAAATATCAATAA
- a CDS encoding cytochrome c biogenesis protein CcdA, with protein MLDKILLDLSAAIRGGGVMLPLIALLGGFLTSLTPCSLSSLPIIIAYLGAGKKLDASGAFKISLTYALGNGVTLVALGVIAALLGRLVNFAGRWWYLFLGFLMIIMALQLFGVIDIFGKLQQSGRRFEQKKGGAFVLGLLSGFFASTMCNTGYDCTYGNDWRDRFRYHDRNTAVFTLCDWTWDNGCNSWYLAW; from the coding sequence ATGCTAGATAAGATACTATTAGATTTAAGTGCAGCTATAAGAGGGGGAGGAGTCATGCTTCCCCTTATTGCATTATTGGGAGGATTTTTGACATCGTTAACTCCCTGCTCACTATCTTCACTACCGATTATTATCGCCTACTTGGGGGCAGGTAAAAAACTTGATGCTTCCGGAGCATTTAAAATTTCACTGACTTACGCTTTAGGCAATGGTGTAACATTGGTGGCTCTTGGTGTAATTGCTGCATTACTCGGAAGGCTTGTTAACTTTGCAGGTAGATGGTGGTATTTATTCCTCGGATTTCTAATGATTATCATGGCTCTTCAGCTATTTGGGGTGATTGACATCTTTGGTAAACTCCAACAAAGTGGGCGAAGATTTGAACAAAAAAAGGGAGGAGCATTTGTTCTTGGACTACTCTCGGGCTTTTTCGCTTCCACCATGTGCAACACCGGTTATGATTGCACTTATGGCAATGATTGGAGGGACAGGTTCAGGTATCATGACCGGAATACTGCTGTTTTTACTTTATGCGATTGGACATGGGATAACGGTTGTAATAGTTGGTACCTCGCTTGGTAA
- a CDS encoding cell wall-binding repeat-containing protein yields the protein MNKNVRKMLAMMLALIMVFAAAVPVFADNTDDSNAANKPDNFTFADDGLWLNFDVNYKKSKAFITTKFYKVNELDTSNEANWVELEGDADGNYKKLFKPGELGLEDVGVITFYIIISDKDNAQPRYWKVVANLDEQEIISDDELNEDGTTKDAEGWKFSELDSTQNIQPVKKSQVVPVVGDFEFCIRWQYSDPNAGQDAYALPTNLRALMFYVDKGKDHTVEANRTYILGHWAGDAWVKPGTDGKLCYKGEILKGKDYYVAYNHNTEVFQNVPDYNKNGNKLVKLFTAETANKWVNGAWAYEVERNPDGSHKDPYEFKMELTPVELGQFLMRAIGTANQPVRKVHFGVFILDQTDAFHYKKDQNGNLIPKNPGVPFYVTDATNWNGYAGIAREDIKTHPVTGVVSILANNGPLAGQWLNLRTGEILGVQAMDNEDYPFPAPGNEDTGYKYNDKVYPLNLWKIKDISRYNEALKGTAVDPKEIYELRDDKVVVTIPFADLFATIRVKIFNAGRTPQVRQPVTGAKVGLYENGNDHIGQEIKLGKELLVKQTDEYGIVEFKGVPVSNVKTFFWPNELLREEQNPAHNVPGRDNLDESFNYGDHVYNNAYMGISMPYLIKQLDTGNHEGLTPYPNIISTRGYFEDHNNSNWTFEDLAITRSDYGFVLDIEIENHADFFGMDNRIAGKNRFDTAVAIAKAQFPKGLTAKDGYKNVVVAEVKTFADALTAGVVAFEYKAPLLMVQGNELPDDTAKYIKANADRVIIVGGFSTVSNKVADEIRDLGVVVKRISGSNRFGTAVEVGEAFRGLIAASNERPAFNLGYDTKSTVFLANAYTFADALTASVPAAYYGIPILLTHQDKLAPETIEALAKWDIEKVIIVGGEKSVSKAVENELANLGKGYSVERFSGATRQLTSMKLANVFFEDVTRVFFANGDAFSDALAAAPFGARVKAPIILVEKDVVSDDVVNFLRSNNILEGTIFGGTDQISTAVRDQLANILNLRIEYPGIH from the coding sequence ATGAACAAAAACGTAAGAAAAATGTTGGCAATGATGCTGGCACTAATCATGGTTTTTGCAGCAGCAGTTCCTGTATTCGCAGATAACACTGACGATTCAAATGCTGCAAATAAACCGGACAACTTCACATTTGCTGATGACGGATTATGGTTAAACTTTGATGTTAACTATAAAAAATCAAAAGCATTTATAACTACCAAGTTCTATAAAGTTAATGAATTAGATACTTCAAACGAAGCTAATTGGGTAGAACTTGAAGGTGATGCTGATGGTAACTACAAGAAATTATTTAAGCCAGGAGAACTTGGTCTTGAAGATGTTGGAGTAATAACTTTCTATATCATTATTTCTGACAAAGACAATGCTCAACCAAGATACTGGAAAGTAGTTGCTAATCTTGATGAGCAAGAAATTATCTCAGATGATGAACTTAATGAAGATGGAACAACTAAAGATGCTGAAGGATGGAAATTCAGTGAACTAGACAGCACACAAAACATCCAACCAGTTAAGAAATCTCAAGTAGTTCCTGTAGTTGGAGACTTTGAATTCTGTATCAGATGGCAATATAGCGATCCTAATGCAGGACAAGATGCTTATGCACTTCCAACAAACCTTAGAGCACTTATGTTCTATGTAGATAAAGGTAAGGATCATACTGTTGAAGCTAACAGAACATATATACTAGGTCACTGGGCTGGCGATGCTTGGGTAAAACCTGGAACAGACGGAAAACTTTGCTATAAAGGTGAGATACTAAAAGGTAAGGACTACTATGTAGCTTATAACCATAACACAGAAGTATTCCAAAATGTACCTGACTACAATAAGAATGGAAACAAACTGGTTAAACTATTTACAGCTGAAACAGCAAACAAATGGGTAAATGGTGCTTGGGCATATGAAGTAGAAAGAAATCCTGACGGAAGCCACAAGGATCCATACGAATTCAAAATGGAACTTACACCGGTTGAACTAGGTCAATTCCTAATGAGAGCAATCGGAACAGCTAATCAGCCTGTAAGAAAAGTACACTTTGGAGTATTTATCCTAGACCAAACTGATGCTTTCCACTACAAGAAAGATCAAAATGGTAACTTAATTCCTAAGAATCCTGGAGTTCCTTTCTATGTAACAGATGCAACTAACTGGAATGGATATGCAGGAATTGCTAGAGAAGATATTAAAACTCATCCTGTAACAGGAGTAGTATCTATACTAGCTAACAATGGTCCACTAGCAGGACAATGGTTAAACCTAAGAACAGGTGAAATCCTAGGTGTTCAAGCTATGGATAATGAAGACTATCCATTCCCAGCACCTGGAAATGAAGATACAGGATACAAATACAATGATAAAGTTTATCCTCTAAACCTATGGAAGATAAAAGACATCTCAAGATACAATGAAGCTCTTAAAGGAACAGCAGTAGATCCAAAAGAAATCTACGAATTAAGAGATGACAAAGTAGTAGTAACAATTCCATTTGCAGATCTATTTGCAACAATCAGAGTTAAGATATTTAACGCTGGAAGAACTCCACAAGTTAGACAACCTGTAACAGGAGCAAAAGTAGGACTATATGAAAACGGAAACGACCATATAGGACAAGAAATCAAACTAGGAAAAGAACTACTAGTTAAGCAAACAGATGAATACGGAATCGTAGAATTCAAAGGCGTTCCGGTATCAAATGTTAAAACATTCTTCTGGCCAAATGAGTTACTAAGAGAAGAACAAAATCCTGCACACAATGTACCTGGTAGAGATAACCTTGATGAGAGCTTTAATTATGGAGACCATGTATACAACAATGCATATATGGGAATTTCAATGCCATACCTAATCAAGCAGCTTGATACAGGTAACCATGAAGGACTTACTCCATATCCAAACATTATCTCAACTAGAGGATACTTTGAAGATCATAACAATTCAAACTGGACATTCGAAGACCTAGCAATAACAAGATCAGATTACGGTTTTGTACTTGATATCGAAATCGAAAACCATGCAGATTTCTTCGGAATGGACAATAGAATTGCAGGAAAGAATAGATTTGACACAGCAGTAGCAATAGCTAAAGCACAATTCCCTAAAGGATTAACTGCAAAAGACGGTTACAAGAATGTAGTAGTAGCAGAAGTAAAAACATTTGCTGACGCATTAACTGCAGGAGTAGTAGCATTTGAATACAAAGCACCACTACTAATGGTACAAGGAAACGAACTACCAGACGATACAGCTAAGTATATCAAAGCTAATGCAGACAGAGTAATCATCGTAGGTGGATTCAGCACTGTATCAAATAAAGTAGCTGATGAGATAAGAGATCTTGGCGTAGTAGTTAAGAGAATCTCAGGCTCAAACAGATTTGGAACAGCAGTTGAAGTAGGAGAAGCATTCAGAGGATTAATCGCAGCATCTAACGAAAGACCGGCATTTAACCTTGGATACGATACTAAATCTACTGTATTCCTAGCAAACGCATACACATTTGCTGACGCATTAACAGCATCTGTACCTGCAGCATACTACGGAATTCCAATACTTCTAACTCACCAAGACAAGCTAGCTCCGGAAACAATCGAAGCATTAGCTAAGTGGGATATAGAAAAAGTAATAATCGTAGGTGGAGAAAAATCAGTTTCTAAAGCAGTAGAAAATGAATTAGCAAACCTAGGTAAAGGATATTCAGTAGAAAGATTCTCAGGAGCAACAAGACAATTAACTTCAATGAAACTAGCAAATGTATTCTTTGAAGATGTAACAAGAGTATTCTTCGCAAACGGAGATGCATTCTCAGATGCATTAGCAGCAGCACCATTTGGCGCAAGAGTAAAAGCACCAATAATCTTAGTAGAAAAAGACGTAGTTTCTGACGATGTAGTAAACTTCTTAAGAAGCAACAACATCTTAGAAGGAACAATCTTCGGTGGAACTGATCAAATCTCAACAGCAGTAAGAGATCAATTAGCAAATATCTTAAACTTAAGAATTGAGTACCCAGGAATCCACTAA
- a CDS encoding phosphatidylglycerophosphatase A, with translation MTYKKNRYKYPVEELTVYAKEALERRGVKLEQIAEIIYSLQKDYVNDLDLETCMYHLEKVLEKREVVHAILTGIAIDEIAEKDLFDDPILSIIKSDEGLYGIDEILPLSIINLYGSIGLTNFGYLDKEKTGIIRELDLRKDNVVNTFLDDIIAALAAASASRLAHSYQKHEDK, from the coding sequence ATGACTTACAAAAAAAATCGTTATAAATATCCCGTTGAGGAATTGACGGTATACGCGAAAGAAGCACTTGAAAGAAGAGGAGTAAAACTTGAGCAGATAGCAGAAATAATCTACTCATTACAAAAAGACTATGTCAACGACTTAGACCTAGAAACATGTATGTACCATTTGGAAAAAGTGCTTGAAAAAAGAGAGGTCGTTCATGCAATTCTAACCGGAATAGCAATTGATGAAATTGCAGAAAAAGACCTTTTTGACGATCCAATTCTATCCATAATCAAATCAGACGAAGGACTTTACGGAATTGACGAAATCCTTCCACTATCCATAATAAATCTATACGGCTCAATAGGACTTACCAATTTTGGGTATTTAGATAAAGAGAAGACCGGTATTATAAGAGAGTTGGATTTGAGAAAAGACAATGTCGTAAATACCTTCCTGGACGATATTATAGCCGCACTTGCAGCTGCATCGGCAAGTAGGCTTGCTCACTCGTATCAAAAGCATGAAGACAAGTAA
- a CDS encoding ribonuclease H family protein: MKTSKKYYAVKVGKTPGIYETWEECQKQVKGFSGAVFKSFKLKRDAENYILEDAQQNNPFNITDSTKNGGELAEEIIMRLKEDEMVAYVDGSFNSKKRIFGYGVVIFTSSGKSEYSGSSTCEDCVDFRNVAGEVYGAVYAMKRAVHHKIQKLYLHYDYTGIKHWAKGEWKRNNLLTKKYHDYYNSIVDKLEVQFIKVEAHTGDTFNEEADRLAKEACGNS, translated from the coding sequence ATGAAGACAAGTAAAAAATACTATGCCGTAAAAGTTGGAAAAACGCCCGGTATCTACGAAACATGGGAAGAATGTCAAAAACAAGTTAAAGGTTTTTCAGGAGCTGTCTTTAAGAGTTTTAAATTAAAAAGAGATGCAGAAAACTATATTTTGGAAGATGCACAGCAGAACAACCCTTTTAACATAACCGATTCGACTAAAAACGGCGGAGAGTTGGCAGAAGAAATTATCATGAGACTAAAAGAAGACGAAATGGTAGCCTATGTCGACGGTTCATTCAATTCTAAAAAACGCATTTTCGGATATGGTGTAGTAATTTTTACAAGCTCCGGAAAAAGTGAATACTCAGGAAGCTCTACCTGTGAAGACTGTGTGGACTTTCGTAATGTTGCCGGCGAAGTTTATGGTGCAGTATATGCAATGAAAAGAGCAGTACATCACAAAATACAAAAACTCTATTTACACTATGACTATACGGGAATCAAACACTGGGCAAAAGGAGAATGGAAGAGGAATAATCTCCTTACAAAAAAATACCACGATTACTACAATTCAATAGTAGATAAATTAGAAGTTCAGTTTATAAAAGTAGAAGCTCACACCGGAGATACTTTTAATGAAGAAGCTGACAGATTAGCAAAAGAAGCATGTGGCAACAGTTAA
- a CDS encoding aminoglycoside 6-adenylyltransferase, with the protein MRDTTTVMGLILDIAKNDNRIRAVFQTGSRVNPLVNRDIMQDYDIIYCVQDVEAFKTDESFLEPMGEPILVHKPDAMKTLGRTASETFLYSCLFEDGVKVDFKFYPVEKITNLMTTETLLLLLMDKDNLIQQLAVSSDVGYRAGRATKNEFEEVTAEFFYRVVEMTPYLYRKQTIGGFYAYRELMDMLNRMLSWYIANEKDYKVNLGKNYRDIAKNLDDEYRNIYIDVYPSMDSEEFWRALFAACTLFRKLGLTLAERLGYNYPRQTDVRVSAHIRKVWQQAKKARIQ; encoded by the coding sequence GTGCGAGATACTACAACCGTAATGGGTTTAATTTTAGATATAGCAAAAAACGACAATAGAATAAGAGCCGTATTTCAAACCGGGTCCAGAGTCAATCCTCTTGTCAATAGAGACATTATGCAGGACTATGACATCATTTACTGTGTTCAAGACGTAGAGGCATTTAAAACGGATGAAAGCTTCTTAGAGCCTATGGGAGAGCCTATACTGGTGCACAAACCTGATGCCATGAAGACACTTGGTAGAACCGCGTCAGAGACCTTTTTGTATAGCTGTCTTTTTGAAGATGGGGTTAAGGTCGACTTTAAATTTTATCCCGTAGAGAAAATAACGAATCTAATGACTACGGAAACCTTGCTTCTTCTACTTATGGACAAGGACAACCTCATTCAGCAGCTGGCAGTATCTTCAGATGTTGGATATAGAGCCGGAAGAGCGACTAAAAACGAATTTGAAGAAGTAACTGCCGAGTTTTTTTACAGAGTTGTGGAGATGACACCCTATCTATATAGGAAGCAAACCATCGGCGGTTTCTATGCTTATAGGGAGCTTATGGACATGCTGAATCGCATGCTATCGTGGTATATAGCCAATGAAAAGGACTACAAAGTCAACTTAGGCAAGAATTACAGAGATATTGCTAAAAATTTGGATGATGAGTATAGAAATATCTATATTGACGTATACCCGAGTATGGATTCGGAGGAATTCTGGAGAGCGCTCTTCGCTGCATGTACACTGTTTAGGAAACTTGGTCTAACTCTTGCGGAAAGACTAGGCTATAACTACCCAAGACAGACGGATGTGCGAGTTAGTGCCCATATCAGAAAGGTGTGGCAACAGGCGAAAAAGGCTAGAATTCAATAG
- the mscL gene encoding large conductance mechanosensitive channel protein MscL, with the protein MLKEFKEFAMRGNVVDLAIGVVLGGAFGAIITGLVEGIINPIIGALTAGITIDELSANIAGVDMKYGMVLSAILKFIIIAFVIFLVVKAINKAKKPEAEPDPTTKVCPFCKTDIPIEATRCPNCTSELKA; encoded by the coding sequence ATGTTAAAAGAGTTTAAAGAATTTGCAATGAGAGGCAATGTAGTCGACCTGGCTATAGGGGTAGTACTTGGGGGAGCATTTGGAGCAATCATAACCGGATTGGTAGAAGGAATCATAAATCCGATAATAGGAGCATTAACTGCCGGCATAACAATAGACGAATTATCAGCAAATATTGCAGGTGTAGATATGAAATACGGAATGGTATTATCTGCAATATTAAAGTTTATTATAATTGCATTCGTAATCTTCTTGGTAGTTAAAGCCATTAATAAAGCTAAAAAACCTGAAGCAGAACCGGATCCAACCACAAAAGTTTGTCCATTCTGCAAAACAGACATCCCAATAGAAGCAACCAGATGTCCTAATTGTACAAGTGAATTAAAAGCTTAA
- a CDS encoding alpha-amylase gives MNLVMFQGFQWYLPDDGNYYKKMKKLIPELKEVGIDAIWLPPFCKATGSNDVGYGIYDLYDLGEFDQKGSIRTKYGTKEELLALIEEMHDNNILVYADIVMNHKASADYTEKFMAVKVDPNDRIREISEPHEIEGWTGFNFPGRGNKYSKFKWNYNHFNGVDMDAYTGEHGVFRILGENKGWSFGVSPEKGNFDYLMFSNIDHAHPDVVKEFKAWARWLVDTTGVDGFRIDAAKHIDGLYMKEFTEYVEKTFGDTFYIFGEYWNADPNQTNHYLYETGYKLDIFDVGLHFNMATASNAGGDYDLRQIFDNTVVSEHPMIAVTFVDNHDSQPGQALSSFIQSWFKSIAYGLILLRKDGYPCIFYGDYYGVEADDDKAIEPQKEIIDKLLYIRKNYAYGDQFDYFEDPHTIGWVRTGDEEHPSGLAVVMTNRDQSSIIMNLGKERAGSVYIDLTGQIAEEIILDENGNGEFIAPAGGIAAYGVKE, from the coding sequence ATGAATTTAGTAATGTTCCAAGGTTTTCAGTGGTATTTACCCGATGACGGAAACTATTATAAAAAAATGAAAAAATTGATACCTGAGTTAAAAGAAGTCGGGATAGATGCTATTTGGCTGCCACCATTTTGCAAAGCTACCGGATCAAATGATGTAGGATACGGTATCTATGACTTATATGATTTAGGAGAATTCGATCAAAAAGGCAGCATAAGAACAAAGTATGGAACAAAAGAAGAACTACTTGCATTAATTGAAGAAATGCATGATAATAATATATTGGTATATGCAGATATTGTAATGAATCATAAAGCCTCAGCAGATTATACTGAAAAATTTATGGCGGTAAAAGTAGATCCGAATGATCGAATCAGAGAAATATCAGAGCCGCATGAAATTGAAGGTTGGACGGGTTTTAACTTCCCGGGTAGGGGAAATAAATATTCTAAATTCAAATGGAACTATAATCATTTTAATGGAGTAGATATGGATGCATACACCGGAGAGCATGGAGTATTCAGAATACTGGGAGAAAATAAAGGTTGGTCTTTCGGTGTTTCTCCTGAAAAAGGTAATTTTGATTACCTGATGTTTTCCAATATAGACCACGCTCATCCCGATGTAGTAAAAGAGTTTAAAGCTTGGGCAAGATGGTTGGTTGACACGACCGGTGTTGATGGATTTAGAATAGATGCCGCAAAACACATAGATGGACTTTATATGAAAGAATTTACAGAATATGTAGAAAAGACCTTTGGTGATACATTTTATATATTTGGAGAATACTGGAACGCAGACCCAAACCAAACGAACCATTATCTATATGAAACCGGATACAAACTTGATATATTTGATGTAGGCCTTCACTTTAACATGGCTACCGCTTCTAATGCAGGTGGAGATTACGATCTTAGACAGATATTCGATAATACAGTCGTAAGCGAACACCCGATGATAGCTGTGACATTTGTCGACAATCACGACTCGCAGCCGGGACAAGCATTAAGCTCTTTTATACAATCTTGGTTTAAAAGTATAGCATATGGGCTTATTCTCTTAAGAAAAGACGGGTACCCTTGCATCTTTTATGGTGACTACTACGGAGTAGAAGCAGATGATGACAAGGCGATAGAACCACAAAAGGAAATTATAGATAAATTATTATATATAAGGAAAAACTACGCATACGGCGATCAATTCGACTACTTTGAAGATCCGCATACCATAGGATGGGTTAGAACGGGGGATGAAGAGCATCCAAGCGGCTTGGCAGTTGTGATGACAAATAGAGATCAGTCCTCAATCATAATGAACCTCGGTAAGGAGAGAGCAGGAAGTGTATACATCGATTTAACCGGACAAATAGCAGAAGAAATCATATTAGATGAAAATGGAAACGGTGAGTTCATTGCGCCCGCAGGTGGGATAGCCGCTTATGGAGTTAAAGAATAG
- a CDS encoding thioredoxin family protein, translating to MRKNTGRFVILGIILLSIVGIWYYKNSSKTVDNTKTETKVEEKAVTEDKKNEKPEEPKADTAEVKEENKKQETEKKEEAENKQENTETKPEEKPQETASSGSGLEAYKTLLESEALTETTEGDFDLYNGDNIDVERYKEYKRPMMIVFGSESCVYCKQMQPDLVKLNEELNGKALVKYIDINKYPEFSAKWPIQATPAIILVDSEGKPYEPSEKYSKNVYKFKAQGSEDHALSMAFGKLEKQMMEEILGEMNHAR from the coding sequence ATGAGAAAAAATACAGGAAGATTTGTAATATTAGGGATTATACTACTCTCAATAGTGGGGATATGGTACTATAAAAACTCGAGCAAGACGGTAGATAATACTAAAACAGAAACAAAAGTAGAAGAGAAAGCAGTAACAGAAGATAAAAAGAACGAAAAACCGGAAGAACCTAAGGCTGATACAGCTGAAGTAAAAGAAGAAAATAAGAAACAGGAAACTGAAAAGAAAGAAGAAGCTGAAAATAAACAGGAGAACACTGAAACGAAACCTGAGGAAAAACCTCAAGAGACCGCTTCATCCGGCTCAGGACTTGAAGCTTATAAAACACTTCTTGAAAGTGAAGCACTAACCGAAACCACCGAGGGAGATTTCGATCTTTATAATGGAGATAATATAGATGTTGAAAGATATAAGGAGTACAAAAGACCGATGATGATAGTATTCGGTTCTGAAAGCTGTGTATATTGTAAACAAATGCAACCTGATTTAGTGAAACTGAACGAAGAACTAAACGGAAAAGCTCTAGTAAAATATATTGACATCAATAAATATCCCGAGTTCTCTGCTAAATGGCCAATTCAAGCAACTCCGGCAATAATACTTGTAGATTCGGAAGGTAAACCCTATGAACCGTCAGAAAAATATTCAAAGAATGTATATAAATTTAAGGCTCAGGGTTCTGAAGATCATGCACTTTCCATGGCATTCGGCAAACTGGAAAAACAGATGATGGAAGAAATCTTAGGTGAGATGAACCATGCTAGATAA